Proteins encoded together in one Colius striatus isolate bColStr4 chromosome 3, bColStr4.1.hap1, whole genome shotgun sequence window:
- the SCRG1 gene encoding scrapie-responsive protein 1, whose amino-acid sequence MKMVSALLLLSTLLGTPAVPSRNPSCYKRALKGHSCHNIPEGTMNLRQIDDGLQDHFWEGKGCKVICYCNLNELLCCPKDIFFGPKISFVIPCNSQ is encoded by the exons ATGAAGATGGTGTCGGCGCTGCTTCTGCTGAGCACCCTCCTGGGTACCCCTGCGGTGCCTTCCCGAAACCCCTCTTGTTACAAGAGGGCCCTCAAAGGCCACAGCTGTCACAACATCCCCGAGGGCACCATGAACCTTCGGCAAATCGATGATGGTCTGCAGGATCACTTTTGGGAAGGGAAAGGCTGCAAGGTGATCTGTTACTGCAACTTGAACGAATTGCTCTGCTGCCCAAA GGATATTTTCTTTGGACCAAAAATATCTTTTGTGATCCCCTGCAACAGTCAATGA